A section of the Rhodothermus profundi genome encodes:
- a CDS encoding Gfo/Idh/MocA family protein, whose protein sequence is MSCPIRTGVIGVGKMGRHHARIYATLPQSMLVGIYDVDKSAALACARLYGCQAFDSLEAFFNAGIEAVSIAVPSSLHAELTLAALEHGMHVLVEKPIATSLSEAQAMIQVAADCGRKLMVGHIERFNPAVQTIKSLVSSDEILSINIIRVGPCPPRIRDTSVIVDLAIHDIDLVRYITNQDISDVFCVVPDFSLRREHVASILLRTEKGISAQLTVNWITPYKAREIHIVTSTKLIQSNLITRQIMVMGKDQLCLGGNNQAEPLRLQIEAFLIAIKQGQEPPVTGEEGLRALEVALQAEAFKEVISL, encoded by the coding sequence ATGAGTTGTCCTATTCGCACAGGTGTAATTGGGGTAGGGAAGATGGGGCGCCATCACGCTCGTATTTATGCGACTCTGCCCCAGAGTATGTTAGTAGGGATTTATGATGTGGATAAGTCGGCTGCTCTGGCGTGTGCGCGCCTCTATGGATGCCAGGCATTTGATTCGCTGGAAGCATTTTTTAACGCTGGTATTGAAGCAGTGAGTATAGCGGTGCCCTCTTCCTTACATGCGGAGCTTACACTTGCCGCTCTGGAGCATGGGATGCATGTACTGGTCGAAAAGCCCATAGCGACTTCCCTTTCTGAAGCGCAAGCGATGATTCAGGTAGCTGCAGATTGTGGGCGGAAGCTGATGGTAGGACATATTGAGCGTTTTAACCCTGCTGTGCAGACTATCAAATCACTTGTTAGTTCAGATGAAATTCTTTCTATAAATATCATTCGCGTAGGTCCCTGTCCACCTCGCATCAGAGACACAAGTGTTATTGTGGATTTAGCTATTCATGATATCGATCTGGTACGTTATATAACAAATCAAGATATATCAGATGTTTTTTGTGTAGTACCTGATTTTTCATTGAGAAGAGAGCATGTGGCCTCTATTTTGTTGCGTACGGAAAAAGGAATTAGCGCACAACTTACTGTCAATTGGATTACTCCTTATAAGGCCAGAGAGATTCATATTGTAACTTCTACTAAATTGATACAATCAAATTTAATCACGAGACAGATTATGGTCATGGGGAAAGATCAGCTATGTCTGGGGGGCAATAATCAGGCAGAGCCGCTTCGATTACAGATAGAGGCTTTTCTTATAGCGATTAAACAGGGACAGGAGCCTCCTGTTACAGGAGAAGAGGGGCTGCGTGCTTTGGAAGTTGCGTTACAGGCGGAAGCTTTCAAGGAGGTAATCAGCCTTTAA
- a CDS encoding ATP-grasp domain-containing protein, with amino-acid sequence MKRILVTGAGGAAAANFIDSLRMAEEPFYIVGVDINPYHLACAEVESRYVVPRCTDPAYLSVLCRIIEREQIDLVHPQPDVEVAFLAAHREQIPARIFLPSMSAIRICHDKFWCNQVLAAAGVPVPKSVRITSLAEVSRAFEQIRSHSEGLVWVRAIHGAGSRAALPVRSGRQAEGWIRYWVEMKGLRPEHFMLSEFLPGREFAFQSLWYQGQLVTSMARERLEYLMGHLMPSGQSSSPAVARTVHRADVNEIATQAVKAVDPEPHGVYCVDLKENVAGCPCVTEINPGRFFTTSNFFSAAGCNMPYYYVRLALGESIPEVPPYNPVAEGLYWIRGVDRRPRLFHEVNWQEACVS; translated from the coding sequence ATGAAGCGCATTCTGGTAACTGGAGCTGGTGGTGCAGCTGCAGCCAATTTTATTGATTCGCTTCGAATGGCAGAAGAGCCTTTTTATATCGTAGGTGTTGATATAAATCCTTATCATCTGGCCTGTGCCGAGGTAGAATCGCGTTACGTAGTGCCTCGATGTACCGATCCAGCCTATCTATCTGTTTTGTGTCGAATTATTGAGCGAGAGCAAATTGATTTAGTGCATCCTCAGCCAGATGTAGAAGTTGCATTTTTAGCGGCGCATCGAGAGCAAATTCCGGCCCGCATTTTTTTGCCGTCTATGAGCGCCATTCGCATTTGTCACGATAAGTTCTGGTGTAACCAAGTGCTGGCAGCAGCGGGCGTTCCAGTGCCGAAGTCTGTGCGCATTACTTCCCTGGCGGAAGTGTCCCGTGCTTTTGAGCAGATTCGATCGCATTCTGAGGGGCTGGTCTGGGTGCGAGCTATCCATGGAGCAGGCTCCAGGGCTGCACTTCCTGTTCGGAGTGGCAGGCAAGCAGAAGGGTGGATTCGGTATTGGGTGGAAATGAAAGGATTGCGTCCCGAGCATTTTATGTTATCCGAGTTTTTACCTGGTCGAGAGTTTGCCTTTCAGAGTCTATGGTATCAAGGGCAGTTAGTTACTTCCATGGCGAGGGAGCGTCTGGAATACCTTATGGGACATTTAATGCCGAGTGGACAATCCTCGTCGCCTGCTGTTGCCCGCACGGTACACCGAGCTGATGTGAATGAGATTGCGACGCAGGCTGTGAAGGCGGTTGATCCGGAGCCGCATGGCGTTTACTGTGTCGATTTGAAAGAGAATGTGGCTGGATGTCCGTGTGTGACGGAGATCAATCCCGGTCGGTTCTTTACGACAAGTAACTTCTTTAGTGCGGCAGGCTGTAACATGCCTTATTACTATGTTCGGTTGGCACTTGGTGAGTCGATTCCAGAGGTTCCTCCTTACAATCCGGTAGCGGAAGGTCTTTACTGGATACGTGGAGTTGATCGACGTCCGCGGTTATTTCACGAAGTAAA